A window from Chitinophaga filiformis encodes these proteins:
- a CDS encoding T9SS type A sorting domain-containing protein → MARAHIMRLGLLLSLFIGGPVWATPECPIVTARFPGADGTTADNSATGWYLDASRVSSSGYFAVKSKRLHAQELGGEGIWYSKVFSTAGYTDWQVAVKVSSEGDMNSSEYVRIYYKINGGAEILLDQRTGNFGTIDFTSPLLNGNTVQLVVKIYNYNNGGSQTSKYYIEEYRVFKEKGACAGTVPVSVTAGNGGVLTCANSSITLSASSGASNVTYSWTGPNNFTSTSQNPTVSIAGVYTVTGTNSSGSGSATVTVTENKAVPDLSATGGTLACGSGVTLNASSSVSGAQYSWTGPGGYTSTTQNPTVSTAGTYTVTVKNPANGCVNSKSVEVKAGTAAAVDTWVEDFSLSNGTTVDNGTTAWSVKAVSGSTFSVSGNEFKISGVGTSGEGVWTSGSVNIGGKTNVSISVNTRSAVSSGAAMNDSGTYMDYIRFYYKLNGGSEVLFAEKKSAINNHSTSNATVSVAGLSGSSIQIIVKARASGSDEFYYFDNVKVTAVDPAVTLTTTVSGPVTCASNAQITVSPSGSVSSYAWTGPNGFTSATQNPVVSAGGEYIVTATLSSGCTVTVPVTVTENKTPPDITATGGALACMTSVTLNANSSVPNVTYSWTGPNNFTSTSKNPSVNTTGTYTVTARDPANGCTASASVQVSAGTSAPAAFWLEDFTLANGTTADNSSTAWSLESSGAGTVSVQNNEFKVTYDAAAEAKWSSGVIDISGKSDVVINADLRSETPGSNDLFEDDDYISVYYKLNGGAEVLVYNDVAGIGTSTSGTARISIASAALNGSTVQVIIRARNSNSTERYYFDNVKLTGADKATGSLTAIASVNDTLTCARTTVNLSGASNASGVTYSWSGPNGFTSAVQNPAVTAAGNYTLTVTNPSTGCTASATVTVIANTIAPTVSASVSGSLGCTATSVTLSASSQTGSVTYAWTGPNGFTSALQNPAVSVAGIYTVTVRNPVNGCTASASVQVSGGTSSAPAAFWLEDFTLANGTAADNGSTAWTLENTGAGTVSVQNNEFKVTNNGAVEAKWSSGVIDISGKTDVVITADLRSEALGSNVFEDDDYISVYYKLNGGAEVLVYNDAAGIGTSTGGIARVSIASAALNGNTIQVIVRARNSSSNEIYYFDNVKLTGADKATGGVTATASVRDTLTCARTAVNLSGASNASSVTYSWNGPANFSSSAQNPAVTTAGNYILTVSTSSGCTAKDTVTVIANTAVPTAAAGVSGPLSCGTSSVTLSAGSETAGVTYGWTGPNGFTSTLQNPVVSVAGTYTLTVTDPVNGCKNTATTTVTSLGSTVTTLWLEDFTLSNGTTVDNGSTAWSVQGPSGSTFAVSNNEFKISAQGTGGESVWTSGVIDISGKTGVGISANARSAVTGGAVMNESGVYADYLRFYYKLNGGSEVLYAERKSDINGNSSTYTYVSVAGLSGSSLQLVIRARATGNDEFYYVDNVKVTGTPTGTLTASATVRDTLTCARSSVTLTGSSNTSDVTYSWSGPGNFTSSVQNPAVTAAGDYVLTVTNTSTGCTAKDTVTVIQNNFSPGATAEVSGPLTCASPTVVLTGNSATAGVTYSWSGPGNFSSLLQNPGVSVAGTYTVTIRNPINGCASTASVTVQQSIDKPNLTVMQPAVLTCTNTSVTLNAASSTANTTLTWSGFATGQNPVSVNAPGKYYVTATAANGCTTRDSVTVTQNIVKPNLSVATPAVLTCNTTSVNLTASSTTANTTFTWTGRTAGQNPISVTAPGKYYVTATTANGCTSIDSVTVTQDITKPNLSIATPQVLTCNTTSVNLTASSTTTNATFTWSGNAAGQNPISVTTPGKYYVTATSANGCTKQDSVTVVQDIVKPNLSIATPQVLTCNTTSVNLTASSTTANTTFTWTGRTAGQNPISVSAAGKYYVTATSANGCTKTDSVTVTQDIVKPNLTIATPAVLTCNTTSVNLTASSTTANTTFTWTGNAAGQNPISVTAPGKYYVTATSANGCIKTDSVTVTQDVNKPNLTIVTPQVLTCNVTSVSLMASSTTANTTFTWTGNAAGQNPISVTAPGKYYVTATAANGCIKTDSVTVTQDVNKPNLTIVTPQVLTCNVTSVSLMASSTTSGTTFTWAGKGAGQNPISVTAPGKYYVTATTTSGCSTIDSVTVIQDIVKPNLSIATPQVLTCNTTSVNLTASSTTANTTFTWTGNAAGQNPISVSTAGKYYVTATSANGCSKQDSVTVAQDIVKPNLSIATPQVLTCNTTSVNLTASSTTANTTFTWTGNAAGQNPISVSAAGKYYVTATSANGCTKQDSVTVTQDIVKPNLSITTPQVLTCTTTSVNLNASSTTANTTFTWTGNAAGQNPISVGTPGKYYVTATSANGCIKTDSVTVTQDIVKPNLSITTPQVLTCTTTSVNLNASSTTANTTFTWTGSAAGQNPITVSAPGKYYVTATSANGCTKQDSVTVTQDIVKPNLTITTPQVLTCTRTSISLTASSTTVNTTFTWTGNAAGQNPISVSAPGKYYVTATSANGCTKIDSVIVTQDIVKPNLTITTPQVLTCTRTSISLTASSTTANTTFTWTGNAAGQNPISVSAAGKYYVTATSANGCTKQDSVTVTQEIVKPNLSIATPQVLTCTTTSINLNASSTTANTTFTWTGSAAGQNPISVTAPGKYYVTATSANGCTKQDSVTVTQDIVKPNLSIATPQVLTCTTTSVNLNASSTTANTTFTWTGSAAGQNPISVSAAGKYYVTATSANGCTKQDSVTVTQDINKPNLTITAPQVLTCDLRSVNLTASSTTANTTFTWTGFTAGQNPVSVSTYGKYYVTATSANGCFKKDSVTVIQNITLPADVQASNDGPLNCTKKTVKITGNTTTGNVSYAWTGPGDFSANTREANVNTKGTYSLKVTNNANGCYVTTSTTVDQNITPPSNVQVSNDGPLTCANDIVTLRGSSGLGGATYQWSGPGNFNESTATVFVTKAGTYTLSVTDPGNGCFVSTKTEVKEDKKLPDAIINAPASMPEPLSEDVITAQTVVNATYAWTLTSPDGSWQMIDGDKTATLIYQSGNAGVKGTFDLTVTDRGNGCQNTARLVLTATPATNTMALAQTATTPVEYSTYPNPFADKAFITFKSPVSGKVTVEIYNALHGHIEKLLFNQQVRSGETYKLTLDAGILPAGVHFCVIKANGRTYTSKLLLVR, encoded by the coding sequence ATGGCGCGCGCGCATATCATGCGGCTAGGCCTTCTTTTGTCATTATTTATCGGCGGTCCCGTATGGGCGACCCCCGAGTGTCCGATCGTCACGGCCAGATTCCCGGGGGCAGACGGAACGACTGCCGACAATTCAGCAACCGGCTGGTACCTTGATGCATCAAGGGTTTCCAGCTCCGGGTATTTTGCCGTGAAATCAAAACGATTACATGCGCAGGAACTGGGAGGAGAGGGGATCTGGTATTCCAAAGTGTTTTCTACCGCGGGTTATACCGATTGGCAGGTAGCAGTGAAGGTCTCATCAGAAGGAGATATGAATAGTTCCGAGTATGTCAGGATCTATTACAAAATCAACGGCGGCGCTGAGATATTGCTTGATCAGCGTACCGGCAATTTCGGTACGATCGACTTTACTTCCCCATTGTTAAATGGCAACACAGTACAGCTGGTCGTAAAGATCTACAACTATAATAATGGAGGCTCCCAAACTTCCAAATATTATATTGAAGAGTACAGGGTGTTTAAAGAGAAAGGCGCCTGTGCCGGTACTGTACCGGTTTCGGTAACTGCCGGCAATGGCGGCGTATTGACATGCGCGAATTCATCGATCACTTTATCTGCAAGCTCCGGTGCCTCAAATGTTACTTATAGCTGGACAGGGCCTAACAACTTCACTTCCACATCACAGAATCCGACGGTAAGTATAGCGGGTGTTTATACCGTTACAGGCACCAATTCCTCTGGTTCCGGTTCTGCTACTGTCACCGTGACGGAAAACAAGGCGGTCCCGGATCTTTCAGCAACGGGTGGCACTTTAGCCTGTGGTAGCGGCGTTACGCTTAATGCAAGTTCTTCCGTGAGCGGCGCCCAATACAGCTGGACGGGACCTGGTGGTTATACCAGTACGACGCAGAACCCTACGGTGAGTACAGCAGGTACTTATACTGTCACTGTAAAGAATCCGGCTAACGGATGTGTCAATTCGAAGTCGGTAGAGGTGAAGGCTGGCACCGCGGCAGCGGTAGATACATGGGTGGAAGATTTCTCGTTGTCTAACGGTACCACCGTTGACAATGGCACAACTGCATGGTCAGTTAAAGCTGTTTCCGGCAGTACCTTTTCTGTTTCCGGCAATGAGTTTAAAATAAGTGGTGTTGGCACCAGTGGAGAAGGGGTATGGACATCCGGCTCCGTCAACATTGGCGGTAAAACGAATGTGAGTATATCTGTTAATACCAGGAGCGCTGTGAGTAGTGGGGCCGCAATGAACGATTCGGGCACATACATGGATTATATCAGGTTCTACTATAAACTGAATGGCGGATCGGAAGTGTTGTTCGCGGAAAAGAAATCAGCGATCAATAATCATAGTACCAGCAATGCGACAGTAAGCGTAGCTGGTTTAAGTGGTTCCAGTATCCAGATCATTGTGAAGGCAAGGGCGTCGGGTAGTGATGAATTCTATTACTTCGATAACGTAAAGGTAACGGCCGTAGATCCTGCGGTGACCTTGACCACCACTGTTAGCGGCCCTGTTACCTGCGCCAGTAACGCACAGATTACAGTAAGCCCGAGCGGCTCCGTTTCTTCCTATGCCTGGACAGGCCCTAACGGTTTTACGTCTGCAACACAAAATCCTGTTGTCAGCGCCGGCGGCGAATATATCGTTACCGCTACATTGTCATCGGGATGTACAGTGACTGTTCCAGTAACCGTAACCGAGAATAAAACACCACCGGATATTACTGCAACAGGTGGCGCCCTCGCTTGTATGACGAGTGTAACACTGAATGCGAATTCTTCGGTGCCCAATGTAACTTATAGCTGGACCGGACCCAATAATTTCACCAGTACTTCCAAAAATCCTTCTGTCAATACTACCGGTACTTATACTGTCACGGCAAGGGACCCTGCTAATGGGTGTACTGCTTCAGCATCGGTGCAGGTATCAGCAGGTACATCTGCCCCTGCCGCTTTCTGGCTGGAAGATTTTACTTTGGCAAATGGTACTACTGCCGATAATAGCAGCACCGCCTGGAGCCTGGAAAGCTCTGGTGCGGGCACCGTATCTGTACAGAACAATGAATTTAAAGTTACTTATGACGCAGCCGCAGAGGCGAAATGGAGTTCAGGTGTGATTGATATTTCCGGCAAGAGTGATGTAGTGATCAATGCCGATTTGCGAAGTGAAACGCCGGGAAGCAATGACCTGTTTGAAGATGACGATTATATCAGTGTGTATTATAAATTAAACGGTGGCGCTGAAGTGCTGGTATATAATGATGTAGCTGGGATAGGCACAAGTACCAGTGGTACGGCCAGGATCAGCATTGCTTCTGCAGCCTTGAACGGTAGTACTGTCCAGGTGATTATCAGGGCGAGGAACTCGAACAGTACCGAACGATACTACTTCGATAATGTGAAGCTCACTGGCGCCGACAAGGCAACCGGTAGTTTGACCGCAATCGCATCTGTAAATGATACGTTGACCTGCGCCAGAACAACTGTTAACTTGTCCGGCGCTTCAAATGCAAGTGGCGTTACCTACAGCTGGAGTGGCCCTAATGGATTTACATCTGCAGTACAGAATCCTGCAGTGACAGCTGCCGGTAATTATACATTAACTGTTACTAACCCTTCAACGGGTTGTACGGCATCTGCTACAGTTACTGTTATTGCAAATACCATTGCACCAACTGTGTCGGCATCTGTAAGCGGTTCTTTGGGTTGTACCGCCACAAGTGTAACCTTGTCTGCAAGTTCCCAGACTGGCAGTGTAACATATGCCTGGACTGGTCCTAATGGCTTTACGTCTGCATTACAGAATCCTGCGGTGAGTGTTGCGGGTATTTACACCGTTACTGTAAGGAATCCTGTCAACGGATGTACTGCTTCGGCATCTGTACAGGTATCCGGAGGCACATCTTCCGCTCCTGCCGCATTCTGGCTGGAGGACTTCACGTTGGCGAATGGTACTGCTGCAGACAACGGTAGTACTGCCTGGACCCTGGAAAATACAGGAGCGGGTACTGTTTCCGTACAGAACAATGAGTTTAAAGTTACCAATAATGGAGCTGTTGAAGCAAAGTGGAGCTCTGGCGTGATCGACATATCAGGTAAGACTGATGTAGTGATCACCGCCGACCTGCGAAGTGAAGCGTTGGGAAGCAACGTGTTTGAAGATGATGATTATATCAGTGTGTATTATAAATTAAATGGTGGCGCCGAAGTGCTGGTATATAATGATGCAGCGGGGATAGGTACAAGCACCGGCGGTATTGCGCGGGTCAGCATTGCTTCCGCAGCATTGAACGGTAACACCATTCAGGTCATCGTCAGGGCAAGGAATTCAAGCAGTAACGAAATATATTATTTTGATAATGTGAAGCTGACGGGTGCTGACAAGGCGACTGGCGGCGTAACTGCTACCGCATCTGTAAGAGATACGCTGACCTGTGCCAGAACAGCTGTTAACCTGTCCGGCGCGTCAAATGCAAGCAGCGTTACTTACAGCTGGAATGGTCCGGCCAACTTCAGCTCATCAGCACAAAATCCTGCAGTGACAACTGCCGGCAATTATATATTGACTGTTTCAACTTCTTCGGGTTGTACCGCGAAAGATACTGTGACAGTTATCGCCAATACGGCGGTACCAACGGCTGCTGCGGGCGTAAGTGGTCCGCTGAGTTGCGGGACGTCCAGTGTGACTTTGTCCGCAGGTTCCGAAACGGCGGGTGTGACCTATGGCTGGACTGGTCCTAATGGATTTACCTCTACGCTGCAGAATCCTGTAGTAAGTGTAGCCGGCACATATACGCTGACAGTTACTGATCCGGTGAATGGTTGTAAGAATACAGCTACTACTACGGTAACCAGCCTTGGATCTACGGTAACTACCTTATGGCTGGAGGACTTTACACTGAGCAACGGAACCACTGTTGACAATGGCAGTACGGCATGGTCTGTACAAGGTCCTTCCGGCAGCACCTTTGCCGTTTCTAACAATGAGTTCAAGATAAGTGCTCAGGGTACCGGCGGTGAAAGTGTATGGACCTCTGGTGTAATTGACATCAGTGGTAAAACCGGAGTGGGTATTTCTGCCAATGCAAGAAGTGCTGTAACCGGTGGCGCTGTGATGAATGAATCAGGCGTCTATGCGGACTATCTTCGTTTCTATTATAAATTGAATGGCGGATCGGAGGTGTTGTATGCGGAACGTAAATCGGACATTAATGGTAATTCCAGTACTTATACCTATGTGTCTGTAGCAGGTTTAAGCGGCAGCAGCCTTCAGCTGGTGATCAGAGCCAGGGCCACCGGTAACGATGAATTCTACTATGTAGATAATGTGAAGGTGACAGGTACGCCTACCGGTACGTTGACCGCCAGTGCAACTGTCAGGGATACACTGACCTGTGCCAGATCATCCGTAACATTGACAGGTAGTTCAAATACAAGCGATGTTACTTATAGCTGGAGTGGTCCGGGCAACTTTACGTCATCAGTCCAGAATCCTGCAGTGACAGCTGCCGGTGATTATGTCCTGACTGTTACGAATACTTCAACAGGTTGTACTGCGAAGGATACCGTAACTGTTATTCAGAACAATTTCTCTCCGGGTGCAACTGCAGAAGTGAGCGGGCCACTGACCTGTGCATCTCCAACAGTTGTATTGACCGGAAACTCAGCAACCGCGGGTGTTACCTATAGCTGGTCAGGACCGGGTAATTTCTCATCCCTGTTACAGAATCCGGGTGTAAGTGTTGCCGGAACTTATACGGTAACAATCAGAAATCCAATAAATGGCTGTGCAAGTACAGCTTCCGTTACCGTACAGCAGAGTATAGATAAGCCGAACCTGACGGTAATGCAGCCTGCAGTACTGACCTGTACTAATACGTCGGTGACTTTAAATGCGGCTTCATCAACAGCTAATACGACACTGACCTGGTCAGGATTTGCCACCGGTCAGAACCCGGTAAGCGTAAATGCGCCTGGCAAATATTATGTAACTGCTACCGCTGCAAATGGTTGTACCACCAGGGACAGTGTAACGGTGACACAGAATATCGTTAAACCAAACCTGTCGGTAGCCACACCGGCGGTACTGACTTGTAATACCACAAGTGTAAACCTGACGGCGTCTTCAACCACCGCCAACACTACCTTCACCTGGACGGGCAGGACCGCTGGTCAAAACCCGATCAGTGTAACTGCTCCTGGTAAATACTACGTTACTGCGACAACTGCAAATGGTTGTACCAGCATCGACAGTGTAACTGTAACGCAGGATATCACTAAACCGAACCTGAGCATCGCTACACCGCAGGTGCTGACATGTAATACCACAAGTGTAAATCTGACGGCATCATCTACTACTACAAATGCCACGTTCACCTGGTCAGGTAATGCAGCTGGCCAGAACCCGATCAGTGTGACTACTCCAGGTAAATACTATGTAACTGCCACCTCCGCGAATGGTTGTACCAAACAGGATAGTGTGACTGTAGTCCAGGATATCGTTAAACCGAACCTGAGCATTGCTACACCGCAGGTGTTGACATGTAATACCACAAGTGTAAACCTGACTGCATCCTCTACTACTGCAAATACCACCTTCACCTGGACGGGTAGAACTGCAGGTCAGAACCCGATCAGTGTAAGCGCAGCTGGTAAGTATTATGTAACCGCCACATCAGCAAACGGTTGTACCAAAACCGATAGCGTAACTGTAACGCAGGATATCGTTAAACCGAACCTGACTATTGCTACGCCGGCAGTACTGACATGTAATACCACAAGTGTAAATCTGACGGCATCCTCTACTACTGCAAATACCACCTTCACCTGGACTGGCAATGCAGCAGGTCAGAACCCGATCAGTGTGACTGCGCCCGGTAAATACTATGTAACCGCTACTTCTGCAAATGGTTGTATCAAGACAGACAGTGTAACTGTAACACAAGATGTCAATAAGCCGAATTTGACGATCGTTACGCCGCAGGTGTTGACATGTAATGTCACGAGTGTAAGTCTGATGGCATCCTCTACTACTGCAAATACCACCTTCACCTGGACTGGCAATGCAGCAGGTCAGAACCCGATCAGTGTGACTGCGCCCGGTAAATACTATGTAACCGCTACTGCTGCAAATGGTTGTATCAAGACAGACAGTGTAACTGTAACACAAGATGTCAATAAGCCGAATTTGACGATCGTTACGCCGCAGGTGTTGACATGTAATGTCACGAGTGTAAGTCTGATGGCATCATCGACTACCTCAGGAACCACGTTTACGTGGGCGGGTAAAGGCGCAGGTCAAAATCCGATCAGTGTAACAGCACCGGGTAAGTATTATGTAACGGCAACGACGACCAGTGGTTGTTCTACTATAGATAGCGTAACGGTTATTCAGGATATCGTTAAACCGAACCTAAGCATCGCTACACCGCAGGTGTTGACATGTAATACGACAAGTGTAAACCTGACGGCGTCCTCTACTACTGCAAACACTACCTTCACATGGACCGGTAATGCAGCAGGTCAGAACCCGATCAGTGTAAGTACAGCTGGTAAATACTATGTAACCGCGACATCAGCGAATGGTTGTAGCAAACAGGATAGTGTGACCGTGGCTCAGGATATCGTTAAGCCAAACCTGAGCATCGCCACACCGCAGGTGCTGACATGTAATACCACAAGTGTAAATCTGACTGCGTCATCAACTACTGCAAACACTACCTTCACCTGGACTGGTAATGCCGCAGGTCAGAACCCGATCAGTGTAAGTGCAGCCGGTAAGTATTATGTAACTGCTACCTCTGCAAATGGTTGTACCAAACAGGATAGTGTAACAGTAACTCAGGATATTGTTAAACCGAACCTGAGCATCACTACACCACAGGTGCTGACATGTACTACCACAAGTGTAAATCTAAATGCATCGTCTACTACTGCAAATACTACGTTCACCTGGACCGGTAATGCAGCAGGTCAGAACCCGATAAGCGTAGGCACTCCTGGTAAATACTATGTAACTGCGACATCCGCGAATGGTTGTATCAAGACCGATAGTGTAACTGTGACGCAGGATATTGTTAAACCGAACCTGAGCATCACTACACCACAGGTGCTGACATGTACTACCACAAGTGTAAATCTAAATGCATCCTCAACTACTGCAAATACTACGTTCACCTGGACCGGTAGTGCAGCAGGTCAGAATCCGATAACTGTAAGTGCACCTGGTAAGTACTATGTAACCGCTACATCAGCGAATGGTTGTACCAAACAGGATAGTGTAACAGTAACTCAGGATATTGTGAAACCAAATCTGACCATTACCACACCGCAGGTATTGACTTGTACGAGAACCAGCATCAGCTTAACGGCATCCTCTACTACTGTCAATACTACGTTCACCTGGACCGGTAATGCAGCAGGTCAAAACCCGATAAGCGTAAGTGCACCTGGTAAATACTATGTAACTGCCACATCAGCGAATGGTTGTACCAAGATCGATAGTGTGATTGTAACGCAGGATATTGTGAAGCCAAACCTGACCATTACCACACCGCAGGTATTGACTTGTACGAGAACCAGCATCAGCTTAACGGCATCGTCTACTACTGCAAATACTACGTTCACCTGGACCGGTAATGCAGCAGGTCAAAACCCGATTAGTGTAAGCGCAGCTGGTAAGTATTATGTAACCGCGACATCTGCGAATGGTTGTACCAAACAAGATAGTGTGACAGTAACGCAGGAGATCGTTAAACCGAACCTGAGCATAGCAACACCGCAGGTGCTGACATGTACTACCACAAGTATAAATCTGAACGCATCGTCTACTACTGCAAATACTACGTTCACCTGGACAGGTAGTGCAGCAGGCCAGAACCCGATAAGTGTAACAGCTCCTGGTAAGTATTATGTAACCGCCACCTCTGCAAATGGTTGTACCAAACAGGATAGTGTGACTGTAACGCAGGATATCGTTAAACCGAACCTGAGCATAGCAACACCACAGGTGCTGACATGTACTACCACAAGTGTAAATCTGAACGCATCGTCTACTACTGCAAATACCACCTTCACCTGGACCGGTAGTGCAGCAGGCCAGAACCCGATCAGTGTGAGCGCAGCTGGTAAGTATTATGTAACCGCGACATCTGCGAATGGTTGTACTAAACAGGACAGTGTGACCGTCACTCAGGATATCAACAAACCGAACCTGACAATCACCGCGCCACAAGTGCTGACCTGTGACCTGAGAAGTGTCAACTTAACAGCGTCATCAACTACCGCAAATACTACATTCACATGGACAGGGTTTACAGCCGGACAAAATCCGGTAAGCGTAAGTACTTATGGCAAATACTATGTAACCGCTACATCTGCGAACGGTTGCTTTAAAAAGGATAGTGTAACTGTTATACAGAACATCACGCTTCCTGCCGATGTACAGGCAAGTAACGACGGACCGCTGAATTGTACGAAGAAGACGGTGAAGATTACTGGTAACACGACTACCGGAAATGTTTCTTACGCGTGGACAGGACCCGGCGACTTCAGTGCAAACACGAGGGAGGCGAACGTAAATACGAAAGGTACTTATTCATTAAAAGTTACCAATAACGCGAACGGATGTTATGTTACCACATCTACAACAGTAGATCAGAATATAACACCTCCAAGTAACGTACAGGTTTCTAACGATGGTCCGCTGACCTGTGCCAATGACATCGTTACGCTGAGAGGTAGTTCCGGTCTCGGAGGTGCAACATATCAATGGAGCGGCCCCGGAAACTTTAATGAATCGACAGCAACTGTCTTTGTTACAAAGGCAGGTACATATACCTTGTCAGTAACAGACCCGGGCAATGGTTGTTTCGTCTCTACAAAAACAGAAGTAAAAGAGGATAAGAAACTGCCGGATGCAATCATTAATGCGCCTGCATCAATGCCTGAACCGCTGAGTGAAGATGTGATCACAGCACAGACAGTAGTCAACGCCACTTATGCCTGGACACTTACTTCTCCTGATGGCAGCTGGCAGATGATAGACGGTGATAAAACCGCAACGCTGATATACCAATCGGGTAATGCAGGTGTGAAGGGAACATTTGATCTCACTGTAACAGACAGAGGCAATGGATGCCAGAACACTGCACGGTTGGTATTGACAGCAACTCCTGCTACCAATACTATGGCCTTAGCGCAAACAGCAACAACGCCAGTGGAGTACAGTACTTATCCTAATCCTTTTGCTGACAAGGCGTTTATAACGTTCAAGTCGCCGGTAAGCGGGAAAGTAACAGTAGAGATCTATAATGCCCTGCACGGACATATAGAGAAACTGTTATTCAATCAACAGGTACGTTCCGGTGAAACATACAAGTTAACACTTGACGCAGGAATACTGCCGGCCGGCGTACACTTCTGTGTTATAAAAGCTAACGGAAGAACCTATACGAGCAAGTTGTTACTCGTAAGATAA
- a CDS encoding organic hydroperoxide resistance protein has translation MENNNNGVISTPRIDKVLYTGKTHTTGGREGKSKSTDGRLDIRLSSPGSTDPGTNPEQLFGAGWSACFMGAIGIAAAKSKVTLPEDFYVDAEIDLGLSGVAYFLQARLNVHLPGLSTEVATALIEAAHKTCPYSKAVRGNINVETKLI, from the coding sequence ATGGAAAACAATAACAATGGAGTGATCAGCACTCCCAGGATTGACAAAGTACTATACACAGGTAAGACACATACCACTGGCGGAAGGGAAGGTAAATCAAAGAGTACAGATGGTCGTCTGGATATCCGTTTATCTTCTCCGGGAAGCACAGATCCCGGTACTAATCCGGAGCAACTGTTTGGTGCAGGATGGTCAGCCTGTTTCATGGGGGCGATCGGCATTGCAGCGGCAAAATCGAAAGTGACCTTACCGGAAGACTTCTATGTTGACGCAGAAATAGATCTCGGTCTTTCAGGCGTGGCATACTTCCTGCAGGCCCGTCTGAATGTACATCTACCCGGCCTGAGCACTGAGGTGGCAACAGCGCTGATAGAGGCGGCACACAAGACATGTCCTTATTCTAAAGCGGTTCGTGGAAATATAAATGTGGAGACTAAGCTGATCTAA
- a CDS encoding DUF1223 domain-containing protein — protein MRPVNILMISTALIGLLMGMAAFVSISNERMMKDVQKAKDSKGFAVVELFTSEGCSSCPPADALMERIQQGNENKQIYILAFHVDYWDHQGWKDRFSDRRYSERQQQYAGWLGLSTIYTPQVVVNGEREFVGSDAGAVVKAISNGLEGTVTDSVSLHTKIAQGKLYITHEASGRQKDATLVLALVEKEAQSDVKAGENSGRKLSHVQIVRQLAYVDANSSKEVEMSLPEGFNGNGWEMIGFVQRNRDGHITAAARTGLQSAADAAK, from the coding sequence ATGAGACCAGTTAATATATTAATGATCAGTACCGCTTTAATAGGCCTCCTTATGGGGATGGCTGCATTTGTGAGCATATCAAATGAAAGAATGATGAAAGATGTACAGAAAGCGAAGGATAGCAAAGGCTTCGCTGTTGTGGAGCTGTTCACCTCGGAGGGCTGCTCCAGTTGTCCGCCGGCCGATGCATTGATGGAACGCATCCAGCAGGGCAATGAGAATAAACAGATATATATCCTGGCCTTCCATGTCGATTACTGGGATCACCAGGGTTGGAAAGACAGGTTCAGTGATCGCAGGTATTCAGAAAGGCAGCAGCAGTATGCCGGATGGTTGGGGCTTTCTACTATTTATACTCCACAGGTGGTGGTAAATGGTGAAAGGGAATTTGTTGGATCAGATGCAGGCGCGGTTGTAAAAGCGATCTCCAATGGTCTGGAAGGAACCGTGACAGATAGTGTAAGTCTCCATACGAAGATTGCACAGGGTAAATTGTACATCACGCATGAAGCATCCGGCAGGCAGAAGGATGCGACTCTGGTGCTTGCCCTGGTAGAGAAAGAGGCGCAGAGTGATGTAAAGGCAGGTGAGAATTCAGGAAGGAAGTTATCTCATGTACAGATAGTGCGTCAGCTGGCATATGTGGATGCGAACAGCAGTAAAGAGGTAGAGATGAGCTTACCGGAAGGCTTTAATGGGAATGGCTGGGAAATGATAGGCTTCGTTCAGCGCAACAGGGATGGTCATATCACGGCAGCTGCCAGGACCGGGTTGCAGTCAGCAGCTGATGCGGCTAAATAG
- the kdpF gene encoding K(+)-transporting ATPase subunit F, whose product MTLLLIISILVFIYLVYVLLKPEKF is encoded by the coding sequence ATGACACTACTGCTGATCATATCCATCCTTGTATTCATCTACCTGGTGTATGTTCTCCTGAAACCTGAAAAATTCTGA